tcgtatgtactgccccgctcgctgagatcataggcagccgggatgcatccggccgggtggctaagtgggccattgcgctggctccttacacgatcttctaccagccccgcaccgccatcaagtcccaagcattggccgacttccttgtcgactgggccgacacccagtacctaccgccggctcctgactccactcattggtggatgcacttcgatggatccaagatgcacaccggcttgggagccggcatcgtcctcacctctcccaagggcgacaaactcagatacacattgcaaattcattttgccgcctccaacaatgtggccgagtacaaGGCGCTCATACAcaggctccggctagccaaagagctcggcatacgccgaatcctgtgctatggcgactcggatctgGTAGTCCAGCAACCatccggcgactgggacgccaaggacgcaaacatggcgagctattgattcctcgttcagcaaatcagcggatactttgaaggatgcgagttcctccacgtgccacgggccgacaacgagcaagcagatgcccaggaacggatcggctccacccgacaagctataccagcCGACGTCTCTCttcaacgcctcctcaaaccgtctgtcaagccgtctccagaatcagactccatcttcgtaccgcctgcccctgatgcagtcggatccgacttggggaacctagcaggtggctcggggacttcgacaggcggcccggggactgccttagtcgcacccggctcagggacttcagaacccgtcCCGGGGACTACAACagttggcccggggactgcaacgacacaacaggcggtggccaactccaactcttcaccacccaacccacccaccctggtcgcagtagccgtattgactatagaagaagtcacagctccatcatgggcccaacccatcctcaacttcctactaaacagagagctgccgactgatgagatctcggcaagacaagttgaacgccgagccggagcatacacaataataaacagagaacttgttaagcgtagtgtcactggagtcttccagcgctgcgtcgagccagagaagggcatagcaatcctcaaggacatccaccaaggcgaacgcggccaccacgcagcctcaagatcacttgtcgccaaagcttttcgccatggtttcttctggccgactgctttggaagacaccaacgaattagtcaaatgctgcaaagggtgccaagtcttcagctccaagcaacacctgccggcttctgcactcaagaccatccccctcacctggccctttgccgtctgggggctagacatggtgggcccattcaagacggcgtgcggcggcatgacacatctgcttgtcgccgtggacaaattcaccaagtggattgaagcgaagccaatcaagaagctgaacgggccgactgccgtgacattcatcgcagatatcaccacccgatatggtataccacacagcatcatcaccgacaacggcatgaattttgccaagggagcactagcacgtttctgcgtgacacagggcatccgactggacttagcgtccgttgcccacccgcagtcaaacggccaggtcgagcgagcaaacggcctcatcctctccggcaccaagccccgactggtcgtaccactggagcgttcggccggctgctggctcgatgagctgccggctgtcctctggaatctgcgtactaccccgaacaagtcaaccggcttcactcctttcttccttgtatatggtgccgaggctgtcatcccaactgacatcgagttcgactcgcctcgggtcaccatgtacacggaggcggagggcaaggaagcgcgagaagacggcgtcgacctgctggaagagggccggctgttagcactcagccggtccgccatctaccagcagggtttgcgccgttaccacaaccggaaggtcaagccaagatccttccaagaaggcgatcttgtgctccggctgatccagcgaacagccggccagcacaagctctcggccccttgggaaggccccttcgtcatcagcaaggccctaggcaacgacttctactacctgatcgacacacagaagccgaaggcacgcaagagggatgattccggcaaggagtcggaacgaccatggaacgccaatctcctgagaagattttacagttaaaagtagtatgtaccacgctaccttttgtattaagtacaagacaacgggccccccgaggcgcactcggggactaccctcttttatctatgaatgacgagtgtcatacctatgaatgtactattacatttgattttctgtccggcaccgggtttgaccagccggcccggggacttgccgccttgagttatattaaagttctacttgcagtcagacaagtagtgtgctggcacccgagccctctcttattgaaagtcgcagctcgaagaaccgactgtccgactggcaagagccaaaggcaggaaaggatgcccacatgaaaaacggctaaggactaacgaacctatataacacaagccggcctcccaccacgCCTACCTGCTGTCAGAACAGctggctggccggcttcccattcactttgctacaatccaagaaagctagagtacttgccctcccaaccggccaagcacttctccagccacagactgcagagcagctgtccggctgggaaggcggcgaccaagggagggcggcaaaggaaacagccaaaggatgaaaagcaagaacaatgggaagccaaacacatgcatgattatattaacacaaaaggccttcaacaggccggcagtcaacatagtttgaatacacccccagtgggtggaactgcgcaaacttaacaaaatattgttcgaagagcaataaacaggaaagcaaaggcggcggatcaggctaagggcgcaacaggcgagccgggctggtcggtggagacggcagtaccggctggaggagtggccggctggcgagtctcagcttgatcatcaccggctgcaggcggcgcgctcgcacgcaccacgttgttggaggcacgatcaagttgaggctggccggttgctccaccgtctggcacgccgtcttcaccatcctctccctcctcctcttcgccctcgtcgctggagtcgatctcctccgccgagtcctcaccatccgccgggttcagcccgaaccactcctccagCTGAGCAATgccgttatcatccacctcaggagcaaaggcgttggtgtcggtgtagtcggcgattttcgaggcgcgctggatgatatccggccgcaccgcctccaacTCCTCGTTGGCCTCCTGCCGCCAAGTGGCCAGCTGGTCAAAGCTCAACTCgggataccaggctttgacgaactccaacgcctgcctggcgcctgaccgagctgtagaagccttccaggcctcgaagcggccaaccgctacctccagccagtcggcagtccgactgggggtacggggaaccacctcgccgggccagagggcggccagcacctgcgccccaacgcgctgaagacgTCGGAGCATGccgtgagccggctggaggctgGCTTGGATtgccagaagctgctcctcaagcgaccgacgagcattcggcgcgatcacagcaccagcctgcctttgcgcctcgcggtgggcctcgatgacctagttggcggcggtagagtaaccagggaagtactctgcacaagaaagaaaggaagagaagaaacacaaagtcagagaatggaccaaatggcaagcggcaagcaaggaacgaagaagaaggcggcctaccgtcaaccaagtcttcgatctggccgtagtcgttgatcaacgactgccttgcctcagcccagctcgccgcctcggtctcgtactcggcctggagggcagCCTCGCTGTCCCgcgccgccttcagggccgccttatggctctcctcctggtcggccagcttcttgaccaagcggtcacgctcctgagccaaggcctcgaactcggcttccttggcgcgaagggcggtctgggcccCACCCAACTGCCCCCTCAGGTTGGCATTGGCCCCTGCAGATAAGAAAAAAAGAAAGCAATAAGAAAAaagtcgccaggaaagatccggcccgactgctcagcagtcggcccgaatctcggggactacacccagtcggtgcactgacgcgcccccacgtgagataaaatatgaagcacttactccggctctcagttagatcagcggtcttctgggtcagctcccgagcctgggagttgaaggcagccgcgcggaggttgtgatagtcgtgcgagtcggacagagaagcgaatAAGAAACAAGATAGCCAAAGAAGtctaccaagaagttccaagccgcctgctcagcagccgactcggaactcggggctacacccagtgggtgcgctgacgtgcccccacggaagaaatcaagatcaagaaacaaaaaagcgagaagactcacccgaatggccgtccgTGCCGCGAGGAACTCTTGATTGTACTGCCTCCAcacggcggcctgggactgaagccggttctgGATTTCCTGAGACGCCActttcaccacggccgtcccaccacctggcgtccaccccgagctggcgctggccgtctccaaatcctgggccgacgagctagagcccgcgACCTTCTGCGGGTCCGGTGCCGAAgccgccttccccgcgcgctggcgcgatggcgactggaccaccaagtccgtcCTGGCAGCCGGCTCGCCTCTAGCCGGTTGCTCGGCCGGCGCGTTAGGCCGTCTGCCTTGGTCCGCCCCAGTCGGAGacggcggtgccgcctccctctcccggacgacgacgttgtcctcctccctctccatccccggcaggtcgccaccggcttcctccggcaggggctccgggatctcgggcgccacggcgcgcaggggggtgacaagcaaggcccccgcCGCTGCCTCTGCGGCTAcagcctccgcctgagccttggccgctgcatcgggttgtgccttcgccgactcctccgccatctcctgccccgccttggcggcggccgccttcagctcctcccgcgcctcccgcgcgttcctctccgtcgccgcttgaagctcggcacgggggtccacgcggcgggtgctctCGGATCCTCCCGCCGATCCAACCACAGAGGCGGCAGCGATCtgctcaagagagagcggagccctgtttgataagtcaagacaaggattcagaaatcgacaagaaaagaagaaggaatacgcgagagaatcgacacttacgccgaaaccttttgcggttgcttcaccaccttgcggaagcgggccgccttcacggccgcctggtcgccgccgccccgctctttggcttcttcggccgactgccgaacaagcccgacgcggcccggcgcttctgcgcgccgcctcgaacaggcggcgcggcggatgaacccgcgccatggtcggtcgctggctggcggcgcgggacgatttccgcctcgtcgtcatccggccagtcgtcgaagctggctccaagctcGGAGCTGCCTGCTTcaccgcctgcttcgccgcctcccgcctcggtgttgtcgtccatagcggccgcccccaagtcgaggtcctccaagtcatgcgcCGCCTGGTCGGGGAGAAATTGGTGATCCGCCCTCGCTGACCCGGCTGctggtcgaaggagagggctctgccaagacgagccgactggtcagagtcggccaagaaaaacttggtgacaaaactaaagaagagaagataaagaaagcataccataggcgggggattggcacgggagtatggctccttgccaaactgccactcctcggagagcttgcagttcgcgagatagttcaccatgtgagctacctcgtcatgaggcatctccttggtgcacatccgactcggatcgagttggccgatcatttgacagatcaaatgagggtggccttgaagcgggagcacccggcgcaccacaAAGGCGGCCAGTAAGTCGGACCCaatcaggccctccgactggatcattacccggagtcgggcgacgacggcggctccagccggcgacaaCGTCCTGGCCcaataggaccactggggccgcctcccagctagtgggccggctacgtaggccagcaagttgacgtagtcaccttgtggggcgacgttcttcacgtagaagtacgatttctgccagagctccaccgactggatcagcgtgatggcagggaaggggttgtcggctaccggcctccgcatcgcgatgaaggcgccgctctgagccggcacgccctgcatgcgggtgccgagcttggattggaagaattccccccagagctcgagggtgggaataacgccaagaaagccctcgcaaagagtgacgaaggcggacagcagcaccaccatgtttggagtgaggtggtgcggctggagctggtagaattcaaggaaggagcggaagaaggcactcgcgggcaggccaaggccgcgcaggaaatgcgagcggaagattacccgctcgccttcctccggcgccggcgtgatctccttcttcggcgcaagacggacccgcacttggtcctcgccgggcaaccgccgcgtcttgcggaggaagtcgatgtggtccacGTGGActttggagccgtcccagtctccgccgtgctgcatgacggcaagaagctgacgagaaagggcgcggcgacggcgaaaccacggccccgcggcggcgaagctgcggggtagtgcgaagactagagggacggcgcggcggcgaagggctgctgcaacggagaaggagaagaagaaaatggcggagcgagggtgagcatgcgagcgtctgccgctccccctcctccccctacttatagcctcgtgcgacgaagccgaggaggcgaggcgtggggggggggggaacgtgggattaactgcgcccactcccccacgtcccgtgattattgcgccctaacgacgTGTAGAAACTGCCGTCGGAAGGCGAGCAgcccgctttgggccacagaaaatccgcgcctgggcctaggcgtgggagtggtgggccccggcctgcggcggcgtcccgtcgcgcgcgtgggctggcaggcttttttaAGCTGGAGGGTGCCACATGGcgcgcgggcggcaagcggccggcccgcaacccggcgtgcgcACCAGCTGGCTCCCGCCTTCAGGCTTCAAAATCTCGCCAAATcggcgcacccaaccgaagccggctcctagctgctggctcttcaagataggaagctaatcgagcttctcgtcctcctctcagcctcgaagcccaaccagcttcggggactactgtcggagtaaatggccacgggtagcctaaccgactccccctggctctttgaaaaattatcaggccgatcgagcctt
This genomic window from Aegilops tauschii subsp. strangulata cultivar AL8/78 chromosome 4, Aet v6.0, whole genome shotgun sequence contains:
- the LOC141021885 gene encoding uncharacterized protein, with protein sequence MIQSEGLIGLLWLSCFLFASLSDSHDYHNLRAAAFNSQARELTQKTADLTESRRANANLRGQLGGAQTALRAKEAEFEALAQERDRLVKKLADQEESHKAALKAARDSEAALQAEYETEAASWAEARQSLINDYGQIEDLVDAPEKSFVDGV